The Ralstonia pickettii genome has a segment encoding these proteins:
- a CDS encoding heavy metal response regulator transcription factor — MKLLVVEDEPKTGEYLQQGLTEAGFVVDLARNGTDGRHLAMSGDYDLLLLDVMLPDVDGWQIVQSLRAAEQAVPVLFLTARDSVADRVKGLEMGADDYLVKPFAFAELLARVRTLLRRGTGAVSSDRIQVADLVLDLARRRASRGGQKIPLTSKEFSLLELLVRRRGEVLPRSLIASQVWDMNFDSDTNVIDVAIRRLRAKIDDHFEPKLIQTVRGMGYVLEAPEDAA; from the coding sequence ATGAAACTGTTGGTCGTCGAGGACGAGCCCAAAACCGGAGAGTATCTGCAGCAAGGCCTGACCGAAGCCGGCTTTGTGGTAGATCTGGCACGCAACGGTACTGACGGCCGCCATCTGGCCATGTCGGGCGACTACGACTTGCTGTTGCTGGACGTGATGCTGCCTGACGTGGATGGCTGGCAGATCGTCCAATCGTTGCGCGCTGCGGAACAGGCGGTGCCGGTGTTGTTCTTGACCGCCCGCGACAGCGTGGCCGACCGCGTCAAAGGCCTTGAAATGGGCGCCGACGACTACTTGGTGAAGCCATTCGCGTTTGCTGAGTTGCTAGCCCGGGTCCGCACGCTGCTGCGCCGGGGAACCGGTGCCGTCTCGTCCGACCGAATCCAAGTGGCCGACCTTGTGCTGGATTTGGCTCGCCGTCGTGCCTCACGCGGAGGCCAGAAGATCCCGCTGACGAGCAAGGAGTTCTCCCTGCTGGAGCTGCTGGTCCGCCGCCGTGGCGAGGTCTTGCCTCGCTCCCTGATCGCCTCGCAGGTCTGGGACATGAACTTCGACAGTGATACCAATGTGATCGACGTCGCCATTCGCCGGTTGCGCGCCAAGATCGACGACCACTTCGAGCCGAAGCTGATCCAAACGGTACGCGGCATGGGTTATGTACTGGAAGCGCCCGAGGACGCGGCCTGA
- a CDS encoding heavy metal sensor histidine kinase, which yields MGQFSLTTRLTAYFSLCSAAVLLGLGVVIALAMDQHFAVEDYTALRENVSVIEKIVESSPAEQVPERIREAIQHRTDLVARIQGSDGHMLYVTQDFDFQAATQALAQLRHTSETLVWAQGGQQYRGMHAAIPLRDGSSGELDVLLGINTDIHAHFLHTFRGTLAFYIAVAALATGLFGWWAARRGLAPLRTMASRARTVTADKLDERMPVDTVPVEVADLAATLNGMLERLQNDFRRLSDFSTDIAHELRTPITNLLTQTEVVLSQPREGTKYRDVLTSNAEELQRLARMVSDMLYLAKMEHSLTLPSAEDIRIADEIRALFDFYDALAEDKAVLLETRGDGHVTGDRLMLRRALSNLLSNAIRHTPRHGRVVVSVSDDRDGMTVSVDNDGSEIAPQLLPFIFERFFRADKSRARPESESAGLGLAITKAIVAAHGGTITVARIDGRTRFSIRLPRCIDAAILSV from the coding sequence ATGGGGCAGTTCTCCCTGACCACTCGGCTCACCGCGTATTTCTCGCTGTGTTCGGCAGCCGTCTTGCTGGGCCTGGGCGTGGTGATTGCGCTGGCCATGGATCAGCACTTTGCGGTGGAGGACTACACCGCGCTGCGCGAGAACGTCAGCGTCATTGAAAAGATTGTCGAATCGAGTCCCGCCGAACAGGTCCCCGAACGCATCCGCGAGGCAATCCAACATCGCACCGATCTCGTAGCTCGTATCCAGGGTTCGGACGGGCACATGCTGTACGTAACCCAGGATTTCGATTTTCAAGCGGCAACGCAAGCGCTGGCGCAGTTGCGGCATACCAGCGAAACCCTCGTTTGGGCGCAAGGCGGTCAGCAATATCGGGGCATGCACGCGGCCATCCCACTGCGAGATGGATCATCGGGCGAGCTTGATGTCCTGCTGGGGATCAACACGGACATTCACGCCCACTTCCTCCACACCTTCCGCGGGACGCTCGCTTTCTATATCGCCGTCGCAGCGCTGGCCACGGGCCTATTCGGCTGGTGGGCTGCACGCCGAGGCCTGGCGCCTTTGCGCACCATGGCCTCGCGGGCGCGCACGGTGACTGCCGACAAGCTCGATGAACGCATGCCTGTTGATACCGTGCCAGTCGAAGTGGCGGACCTTGCCGCGACCCTGAACGGCATGTTGGAGCGCCTGCAGAACGATTTCCGCCGCTTGTCGGACTTCTCGACCGACATCGCCCATGAACTGCGTACGCCTATCACGAACCTGCTCACGCAGACGGAGGTCGTGCTATCCCAGCCGCGCGAGGGCACGAAGTATCGCGATGTGCTGACCTCCAATGCGGAGGAACTGCAGCGCCTGGCACGCATGGTGTCCGACATGCTGTACCTCGCCAAGATGGAGCACAGCCTGACGCTGCCAAGCGCCGAAGACATCCGCATCGCTGACGAAATCCGCGCGTTGTTCGATTTCTATGACGCGCTTGCAGAAGACAAGGCTGTCCTGCTCGAAACGCGGGGCGATGGACACGTCACAGGAGACCGGCTCATGCTGCGCCGTGCGTTGAGCAACCTGCTCTCCAACGCCATCCGGCACACCCCGCGACATGGCCGCGTGGTCGTCTCGGTCAGTGATGATCGCGACGGCATGACGGTTTCGGTAGACAACGACGGCAGCGAGATCGCGCCGCAGCTGCTGCCATTTATCTTCGAGCGCTTTTTCCGGGCGGACAAATCGCGCGCGCGGCCCGAGTCGGAAAGTGCCGGCCTTGGCTTGGCCATCACCAAAGCGATCGTTGCGGCGCACGGCGGCACCATCACCGTTGCGCGCATTGACGGGCGCACACGGTTCTCTATCCGCCTACCGCGTTGCATCGATGCCGCAATATTGTCTGTATAG
- the copC gene encoding copper homeostasis periplasmic binding protein CopC, which translates to MSASRRALRGSVTVLFAILSEIALGHPKLVSSRPANNSEVAAPKRIELRFSEELVFPPSGGNLVMAWLPGRALHGPMKIPAEVSRGGDAKTVVIQPTQPLMAGSYRVDWQAVSSDGHPVNGRIVFRVR; encoded by the coding sequence ATGTCCGCAAGTCGCCGCGCATTGCGAGGCTCAGTCACCGTCCTGTTCGCGATTCTGAGCGAGATCGCTCTCGGCCATCCAAAGCTGGTTTCATCGAGACCAGCGAACAATTCTGAAGTGGCCGCCCCAAAGCGAATCGAATTGAGATTTTCAGAGGAACTTGTATTCCCGCCTTCGGGAGGTAATCTAGTTATGGCGTGGCTGCCGGGCCGGGCGCTTCACGGGCCGATGAAGATTCCGGCTGAAGTATCGCGTGGCGGAGACGCCAAGACGGTCGTTATTCAGCCGACTCAACCTCTCATGGCTGGTTCCTATCGCGTTGACTGGCAAGCGGTCTCATCCGATGGGCATCCTGTCAATGGCAGGATCGTATTCCGAGTACGATGA